Proteins from one Thermobifida alba genomic window:
- a CDS encoding carbohydrate kinase family protein produces MATDGETDPRELTADYGELESTPLVGEPKDVLGESRGGGGPAIDLALSGTVFFDIVLTGLASPPSSGTEVSAQGMGSCPGGVANMAVAASRLGLRTAVAAAFGEDVYGDFCWETLATQELVDLSASRRIPNWHSPFTVSLAYRGDRSMVTHEHPSPIPLHDMARDLPRARAAFVSLSSDGEVPQWALEQAKEGTLLFADVGWDDSQRWSRSVLEQLRHCHAFMPNAIEAMSYTRTGSPALAVAALAEYVPVAVVTDGPRGAIAIDQTTGEEAEVEGIVIDAVDTTGAGDVFGAGFIVGTLAGWPLERRLRFANLCAALSVQHTGGSLSAPGWADIAAWWGQLCASRHDENRERLSREYRFLGELVPLPWLPTAQRRASATIGLRP; encoded by the coding sequence ATGGCCACGGACGGAGAGACGGATCCCCGGGAACTGACGGCGGACTACGGGGAACTCGAATCCACTCCCCTCGTTGGGGAGCCGAAGGACGTGCTGGGGGAGAGCCGCGGGGGCGGGGGCCCCGCCATCGACCTGGCGTTGAGCGGGACCGTCTTCTTCGACATCGTGTTGACCGGACTGGCCTCGCCGCCCTCCAGCGGCACCGAGGTCAGCGCCCAGGGCATGGGCTCCTGTCCCGGCGGGGTGGCCAACATGGCGGTGGCCGCGTCCCGGCTGGGCCTGCGCACTGCGGTGGCGGCGGCGTTCGGTGAGGACGTCTACGGCGACTTCTGCTGGGAGACGCTGGCGACGCAGGAGCTGGTGGACCTCTCGGCGTCCCGGCGGATTCCCAACTGGCACTCCCCGTTCACGGTCTCGTTGGCCTACCGGGGGGACCGCAGCATGGTCACCCACGAGCACCCGTCCCCGATCCCGCTGCACGACATGGCCCGCGACCTGCCCCGGGCCAGAGCCGCCTTCGTCAGTCTGAGCAGCGACGGCGAGGTGCCGCAGTGGGCGCTGGAACAGGCCAAGGAGGGCACCCTGCTCTTCGCGGACGTGGGGTGGGACGACAGCCAACGGTGGTCCAGGTCGGTCCTGGAGCAGCTGCGGCACTGCCACGCGTTCATGCCCAACGCGATCGAGGCGATGTCGTACACCCGGACCGGCAGTCCGGCGCTGGCGGTGGCCGCGCTGGCCGAGTACGTGCCGGTCGCGGTGGTCACCGACGGCCCGCGGGGAGCGATCGCGATCGACCAGACCACCGGTGAGGAGGCCGAGGTCGAAGGCATCGTCATCGACGCGGTCGACACCACCGGCGCGGGCGACGTGTTCGGCGCCGGGTTCATCGTGGGCACCCTGGCCGGATGGCCCCTGGAGCGGCGGCTGCGGTTCGCCAACCTGTGCGCGGCGCTGTCGGTGCAGCACACCGGTGGTTCGCTGTCGGCTCCGGGGTGGGCCGACATCGCCGCGTGGTGGGGCCAGTTGTGCGCCTCCCGCCACGACGAGAACCGGGAGCGGCTGAGCCGCGAGTACCGTTTCCTGGGCGAGCTCGTCCCGCTGCCGTGGCTGCCCACCGCGCAGCGCCGGGCCAGTGCCACGATCGGTCTGCGGCCCTGA
- a CDS encoding 6-phospho-beta-glucosidase — translation MQLTILGGGGFRVPLVHRALLADTRGPDPAVTEVVLFDTAPERLAAIRAVLDRQRDAHRAAYGEPPLTVRVADTLADALRGCAVVFSAIRVGGTAGRVLDERVALDAGVLGQETVGAGGISYGLRTVPVAVEIARLVERFAPDAWVVNFTNPAGLITEAMTGVLGDRVVGICDSPVGLGRRAARALGLDPARVHLDYAGLNHLGWLRGLYADGRDRLPDLLADEAALTSFEEGRLFGAPWLRALGALPNEYLHYYYLAREAREAVAGTLSEGGRTRGEQLVVQQREFYRAAARRPDEAHDLWERTRREREETYMADNRRAAGGVERDAADLDGGGYEQVALAVMRAILRDEPARLIVNVRNRGALPDLDADAVVEVPCLVDASGARPLAVDPLAPHQAALVRTVKAVEREVLDAVRTGSRAAALRAFATHPLVDSVAVAHRLLDGYLRAFPELEQVLPGD, via the coding sequence GTGCAACTGACCATCCTCGGCGGCGGCGGCTTCCGGGTACCGCTGGTGCACCGGGCGCTGCTGGCCGACACGCGGGGGCCGGACCCGGCCGTCACCGAGGTCGTGCTGTTCGACACCGCCCCCGAACGCCTGGCCGCGATCCGCGCCGTGCTGGACCGCCAGCGCGACGCGCACCGGGCCGCGTACGGCGAGCCCCCGCTGACCGTGCGCGTCGCCGACACCCTGGCCGACGCGCTCCGCGGCTGCGCCGTCGTCTTCTCCGCGATCCGCGTGGGCGGCACGGCGGGCCGGGTGCTCGACGAGCGGGTGGCCCTGGACGCCGGGGTGCTCGGCCAGGAGACGGTGGGCGCCGGCGGCATCAGCTACGGGCTGCGCACGGTCCCGGTAGCCGTCGAGATCGCGCGGCTCGTCGAGCGGTTCGCCCCCGACGCGTGGGTGGTCAACTTCACCAATCCGGCGGGACTGATCACCGAGGCGATGACGGGGGTGCTGGGCGACCGCGTGGTGGGGATCTGCGACTCCCCGGTGGGACTGGGCCGCCGGGCGGCGCGGGCGCTCGGCCTGGACCCGGCCCGCGTCCACCTCGACTACGCGGGCCTCAACCACCTCGGCTGGCTGCGCGGCCTGTACGCCGACGGACGGGATCGGCTTCCGGACCTGCTCGCCGACGAGGCCGCGCTGACCTCCTTCGAGGAGGGCCGCCTGTTCGGCGCGCCGTGGCTGCGGGCCCTCGGTGCGCTGCCCAACGAGTACCTGCACTACTACTACCTGGCCCGGGAGGCCCGGGAGGCGGTCGCGGGCACCCTCTCCGAGGGCGGCCGCACCCGCGGCGAGCAACTGGTGGTACAGCAGCGGGAGTTCTACCGGGCGGCCGCCCGGCGCCCCGACGAGGCCCACGACTTGTGGGAGCGGACCCGGCGGGAGCGGGAGGAGACCTACATGGCCGACAACCGCCGCGCCGCCGGAGGGGTGGAACGCGACGCGGCCGACCTCGACGGCGGCGGCTACGAGCAGGTGGCCCTGGCGGTGATGCGGGCGATCCTCCGGGACGAGCCCGCCCGGTTGATCGTCAACGTCCGCAACCGGGGCGCCCTGCCCGACCTGGACGCCGACGCGGTGGTGGAGGTGCCCTGCCTGGTCGACGCCTCCGGGGCCCGCCCCCTGGCGGTCGATCCGCTCGCACCGCACCAGGCCGCGCTGGTGCGGACGGTCAAGGCGGTGGAGCGCGAGGTCCTCGACGCCGTGCGCACCGGTTCGCGCGCCGCCGCACTGCGGGCCTTCGCCACCCATCCGCTGGTGGACTCGGTGGCCGTCGCCCACCGCCTGCTCGACGGCTACCTGCGGGCCTTCCCCGAACTGGAACAGGTCCTGCCGGGGGACTAG
- a CDS encoding vWA domain-containing protein, giving the protein MAVAPSVEGPFKKGLPVYAVLDTSGSMGRFEELLNETLESIYEVIDTTPQVREFIHLSVVSFNTQPHVVTNMTEFDDVTTLPTVSCAGTTNFAPLFRKLRDCIESDVPALSARGIKVLRPVVFLLTDGIPTDSDEQWTRSLDALLDPSWRPRPNIISYGFGEAQAEVLGRVSTVAAYIAEPGQDNAGALSEALTSLLNSMVASAKAQELQVAEEVKGFRSVPLDYVDL; this is encoded by the coding sequence ATGGCTGTTGCCCCCTCGGTGGAAGGCCCGTTCAAGAAAGGGCTGCCGGTCTACGCCGTCCTCGACACCTCGGGGTCGATGGGGAGGTTCGAGGAGCTGCTCAACGAGACTCTGGAGTCCATCTATGAGGTGATCGACACCACGCCGCAGGTCAGGGAGTTCATTCACCTCTCGGTGGTGTCGTTCAACACGCAGCCGCACGTGGTCACGAACATGACCGAGTTCGACGACGTGACCACCCTTCCCACGGTCAGTTGCGCGGGCACCACCAATTTCGCTCCGCTGTTCCGGAAACTGCGGGACTGCATCGAGTCCGACGTCCCGGCACTCTCGGCGCGGGGGATCAAAGTGCTGCGGCCCGTGGTCTTCCTGCTCACCGACGGTATTCCGACCGACAGCGACGAACAGTGGACGAGGAGCCTCGACGCACTCCTCGATCCGTCCTGGCGGCCGCGGCCCAACATCATCTCCTACGGTTTCGGTGAGGCCCAGGCCGAGGTGCTGGGACGGGTCTCGACCGTCGCCGCCTACATCGCCGAACCGGGACAGGACAACGCCGGTGCGTTGAGTGAGGCGTTGACGAGCCTGCTCAACTCCATGGTCGCCTCGGCCAAGGCGCAGGAGCTCCAGGTCGCCGAAGAGGTCAAGGGATTCCGGTCGGTGCCGCTGGACTACGTGGACCTGTGA
- a CDS encoding protein phosphatase 2C domain-containing protein, whose translation MLVVLALLIVVCGLYLPTAATPFVVAALLAVLACGVVLLAVPALQGGHRSEERTVRGSLEAAEKPGRPRTAGASRPAGKPERPALLPGQSGLPDSGAEQTEEREAAPEGSGEPAEQNGQAIPAPPFFRQRSSLSGEPWRLPARPAHSGLAADQATIGDLEVRGASVVGPGHRVGGTVGKPRQDAYRLGCDSVGEHVIAALADGMSDSEHSDAGAGVAVAALVGAFRKELDQRGSVDFLGAEEAFLAAARQMYNAAQQRGWNPENDVRSVALTAVVPTRAGADGFRRVLLSGIGDTSAWKLCGDRWTLLLGGKEHGYDEGRVHHFLPNTPRQVRTTEVWLRNGEVLVLATDGLGDILRVPSAAHWFAEQWAAPVSALGLLWQVGYEEAQYNDDRTAVVLWTPRTVETR comes from the coding sequence ATGCTGGTGGTGCTGGCACTGCTGATCGTGGTCTGCGGGCTGTACCTGCCCACGGCGGCGACGCCTTTCGTGGTTGCGGCGCTGCTGGCCGTGCTCGCCTGCGGGGTGGTGCTTCTGGCGGTTCCCGCCCTTCAAGGAGGCCACAGGAGCGAGGAGCGGACCGTGAGAGGTTCCCTGGAGGCCGCGGAGAAACCCGGCCGTCCCCGGACAGCCGGCGCAAGCCGTCCGGCAGGAAAACCAGAACGTCCCGCGCTCCTGCCCGGGCAGTCGGGACTTCCCGACTCCGGTGCAGAGCAGACGGAGGAGCGGGAGGCCGCACCGGAGGGGAGCGGAGAGCCCGCTGAGCAGAACGGGCAGGCAATCCCCGCCCCCCCGTTCTTCCGTCAGCGGTCCTCCCTCAGCGGCGAACCGTGGCGGCTGCCCGCCAGGCCCGCCCACTCGGGCCTGGCCGCCGACCAGGCCACCATCGGGGATCTGGAGGTACGGGGAGCCTCCGTCGTCGGACCGGGCCACCGAGTCGGCGGAACAGTCGGCAAACCACGCCAGGACGCTTACCGTCTCGGCTGTGACTCGGTCGGAGAACACGTCATCGCGGCACTGGCCGACGGCATGTCCGACAGCGAGCACTCCGATGCGGGAGCCGGGGTGGCCGTCGCGGCGCTGGTCGGCGCGTTCCGCAAGGAACTCGACCAGCGGGGATCAGTGGACTTCCTGGGAGCCGAGGAGGCGTTTCTCGCCGCTGCGAGGCAGATGTACAACGCTGCCCAGCAGCGTGGGTGGAACCCGGAGAACGACGTGCGGTCGGTGGCCTTGACCGCCGTCGTCCCCACTCGGGCCGGCGCCGACGGTTTCCGCAGGGTCCTGCTCTCGGGAATCGGGGACACGAGCGCGTGGAAGCTGTGCGGGGACAGGTGGACGCTCCTGCTGGGGGGCAAGGAGCACGGGTACGACGAGGGAAGGGTGCACCACTTCCTGCCGAACACCCCGCGGCAGGTCCGCACCACGGAGGTCTGGCTCCGCAACGGAGAGGTGCTGGTCCTCGCCACCGACGGTCTCGGCGACATACTGCGGGTCCCTTCCGCCGCCCACTGGTTCGCCGAGCAGTGGGCGGCCCCGGTCAGCGCACTCGGTCTGCTGTGGCAGGTCGGCTACGAGGAAGCCCAGTACAACGACGACCGGACGGCGGTCGTGCTGTGGACGCCCCGGACCGTGGAGACACGATGA